Proteins encoded by one window of Blautia luti:
- the dusB gene encoding tRNA dihydrouridine synthase DusB produces MQWKIGNVQIDNPFVLAPMAGVTDLPFRILCKEQGAGLICMEMISAKAISFHNKNTIALMEIDPCEHPVSMQLFGSEPDLMAEVAKSIEDRDFDILDINMGCPVPKVVNNGEGSALLKNPNLIEEIVRKVSSAISKPLTVKVRIGFENEPIDIVEIAKRIEDAGAAALAVHGRTRQQYYSGTADWDTIRRVKEAITIPVIGNGDVDSPLKAEALVKQTGCDAVMVGRAVRGNPWLFRELNHYFQTGELLERPSVEEIREMILRHARKQIELKGEFVGIREMRKHVAWYTAGMRHSAGLRRESNIIESYEALEELLSRLG; encoded by the coding sequence ATGCAGTGGAAAATAGGGAATGTACAGATTGATAATCCATTTGTCCTTGCACCAATGGCAGGTGTTACAGACCTGCCGTTTCGAATTCTTTGCAAGGAACAGGGCGCTGGTCTGATCTGTATGGAAATGATCAGTGCGAAAGCAATTTCTTTTCACAATAAGAATACGATCGCTCTGATGGAAATTGACCCGTGCGAGCATCCGGTATCCATGCAGCTTTTCGGTAGTGAGCCGGATCTTATGGCAGAGGTTGCGAAATCCATTGAGGACAGAGACTTTGATATTCTGGACATCAATATGGGATGTCCGGTACCGAAAGTAGTCAATAATGGTGAGGGTTCTGCATTGCTGAAGAATCCGAATCTGATCGAAGAGATTGTTCGAAAAGTGTCATCTGCTATCAGTAAGCCGTTAACTGTCAAGGTGCGTATCGGATTTGAAAATGAGCCGATAGATATTGTTGAGATTGCGAAGCGTATCGAGGATGCAGGTGCAGCAGCTCTTGCAGTGCATGGCCGTACCAGACAGCAGTACTATTCCGGCACAGCAGACTGGGATACCATCCGCAGGGTGAAAGAAGCAATCACTATTCCTGTAATTGGAAATGGGGATGTAGATTCTCCATTGAAAGCAGAAGCCTTGGTGAAACAGACCGGATGTGATGCGGTTATGGTTGGCCGCGCAGTGAGAGGAAATCCATGGTTGTTCCGTGAACTGAATCATTATTTCCAGACAGGAGAACTGCTGGAACGCCCGTCTGTAGAGGAAATCCGTGAGATGATCCTGCGCCATGCCAGAAAGCAGATTGAATTAAAAGGGGAATTCGTGGGAATCCGTGAAATGCGTAAGCATGTTGCATGGTATACCGCAGGCATGCGTCACAGCGCCGGACTTCGAAGAGAATCCAATATCATTGAAAGTTATGAAGCGCTGGAGGAGCTTTTGTCCAGATTAGGATAG
- a CDS encoding DUF6145 family protein: MYQDNITLCGASAYEKKFYFNQDFNALPDHVKKELQIMCVLYTEDVGGILTLEFDENGRLQFKTEALEADARYDEIGSGLKIKQIQQDKKELLESLEMYYKVFFLGDIPEEELKKTPGSED, translated from the coding sequence ATGTATCAAGATAATATTACTCTCTGCGGCGCAAGCGCCTATGAGAAGAAATTTTATTTTAACCAGGATTTCAATGCACTTCCGGATCATGTAAAGAAAGAACTGCAGATCATGTGTGTTCTTTACACAGAAGACGTAGGTGGAATCCTGACTTTGGAATTTGACGAAAACGGCAGACTCCAGTTCAAGACAGAGGCTTTGGAAGCAGATGCCCGCTACGATGAGATTGGAAGCGGTCTGAAAATCAAACAGATCCAGCAGGACAAGAAAGAACTTCTGGAATCTCTGGAAATGTATTATAAAGTATTCTTCCTCGGAGACATCCCGGAGGAAGAACTGAAGAAAACACCGGGCAGCGAGGACTGA
- a CDS encoding biotin--[acetyl-CoA-carboxylase] ligase has protein sequence MAYLYNEETISQAINTKWAGKTVHFAKETDSTNSWIKRLAKDGAEHGTLAVAEFQSAGRGRFDRRWEAPEGSSIMMTLLLRPEFSPQYASMLTLVMGMAVAQAAEELGFNVSIKWPNDIVISKKKICGILTEMGTNGVKINYVLIGVGINVNLKEFPEEMQDKATSLLLEGGHEYDRNQIIALVMKYFEINYEKFIQTCDFTHLLDDYHRILANLDQPVRVIDGDRSFEGICRGIDEKGELLVEKQDKEVVKVSAGEVSVRGLYSYV, from the coding sequence ATGGCATATCTGTATAATGAAGAAACAATTTCACAGGCAATAAACACAAAATGGGCGGGCAAAACCGTCCATTTTGCAAAAGAAACAGATTCTACCAATTCATGGATCAAGCGTCTGGCAAAAGATGGTGCAGAGCATGGAACTCTGGCAGTTGCGGAATTCCAGTCTGCGGGAAGAGGGCGTTTTGACAGAAGATGGGAAGCGCCGGAGGGCAGCTCTATTATGATGACACTGCTCTTACGTCCGGAATTTTCACCGCAGTATGCGTCTATGCTGACACTGGTTATGGGAATGGCAGTGGCACAGGCAGCAGAGGAACTGGGGTTTAACGTAAGTATTAAATGGCCCAATGATATTGTGATCTCTAAGAAGAAAATCTGTGGTATCCTGACTGAGATGGGGACGAATGGTGTGAAGATCAATTACGTTCTTATTGGAGTGGGAATTAATGTAAATCTGAAAGAGTTCCCTGAGGAAATGCAGGATAAAGCAACATCATTGCTTCTGGAGGGTGGTCATGAATATGACAGAAATCAGATCATTGCACTGGTTATGAAATACTTTGAGATCAACTACGAGAAATTTATCCAGACCTGTGATTTTACGCATCTTCTGGATGATTACCACAGAATCCTTGCGAACCTGGATCAGCCGGTCAGAGTGATCGACGGTGACAGAAGCTTCGAGGGAATCTGCAGAGGAATCGATGAAAAAGGTGAGCTGCTTGTGGAAAAGCAGGACAAAGAAGTTGTGAAAGTCAGCGCTGGAGAGGTCTCGGTGCGTGGACTTTACAGTTATGTATAA
- the greA gene encoding transcription elongation factor GreA, whose product MEEKKNLLTYAGLKKLEEELHDLKVVKRKEVAEKIKEAREQGDLSENAEYDAAKDEQRDIEARIEEIEKILKNAEVVVEDEVDLDKISVGCKVKVHDFEFEEDIELKIVGSTEANSLEGKISNESPVGKALIGAHTGDVVEVEMPAGIMKYKVLEIQRNV is encoded by the coding sequence ATGGAAGAAAAGAAGAACTTACTAACTTATGCAGGACTTAAAAAATTAGAAGAAGAGCTGCATGATTTAAAGGTAGTAAAGAGAAAAGAAGTAGCAGAGAAAATTAAGGAAGCCAGAGAACAGGGCGACTTATCAGAGAATGCGGAATACGATGCAGCGAAAGACGAACAGAGAGACATTGAAGCACGTATCGAAGAAATCGAGAAGATCTTAAAGAATGCTGAAGTAGTTGTAGAGGACGAAGTAGATCTGGACAAGATCAGCGTTGGATGTAAGGTTAAAGTACATGATTTTGAATTCGAAGAAGACATCGAGCTGAAGATTGTAGGTTCCACAGAGGCGAACAGCCTTGAAGGCAAAATCTCCAACGAATCCCCTGTAGGAAAAGCACTTATCGGTGCTCACACAGGTGATGTAGTAGAGGTAGAAATGCCGGCAGGAATCATGAAATACAAAGTTCTGGAGATCCAGAGAAACGTATAA
- a CDS encoding SPFH domain-containing protein — protein MGVVFLIVIIVIAVWVLASCVRIVPQAYAVILERLGAYQATWSTGIHFKVPFIERVARKVNLKEQVVDFPPQPVITKDNVTMQIDTVVFFQITDPKLYTYGVENPIMAIENLSATTLRNIIGDMELDETLTSRETINTKMRASLDEATDPWGIKVNRVELKNIIPPAAIQDAMEKQMKAERERREAILIAEGQKKSTILVAEGKKQSAILDAEAEKQAAILRAEAQKERMIKEAEGQAEAVLKVQNANAEGIRMIREAGADEAVLTLKSLEAFARAADGKATKIIIPSDIQGIAGLASSLKEIVTDPKAETDK, from the coding sequence ATGGGCGTGGTTTTTCTGATAGTTATTATCGTTATTGCGGTATGGGTCCTTGCATCCTGTGTCCGCATTGTACCACAGGCATATGCAGTAATCCTGGAACGTCTGGGAGCTTATCAGGCAACCTGGAGTACAGGAATTCACTTCAAGGTTCCGTTTATTGAACGAGTAGCCAGAAAGGTAAATCTGAAGGAACAGGTAGTGGATTTTCCACCGCAGCCGGTTATCACAAAGGATAACGTAACCATGCAGATTGATACTGTTGTGTTCTTTCAGATCACAGATCCGAAGCTTTATACTTACGGTGTGGAGAATCCGATCATGGCAATCGAGAATCTGTCCGCAACAACCCTGAGAAATATTATCGGTGACATGGAACTGGATGAGACACTGACATCCCGTGAGACCATTAATACCAAGATGAGAGCTTCCCTTGACGAAGCAACTGATCCATGGGGAATCAAGGTTAACCGTGTGGAATTAAAGAATATCATACCTCCGGCAGCTATCCAGGATGCAATGGAGAAACAGATGAAGGCCGAGCGTGAACGTCGTGAAGCGATTCTGATCGCAGAAGGTCAGAAGAAATCGACGATTCTTGTTGCAGAGGGTAAAAAACAGTCCGCGATCCTGGACGCAGAAGCTGAGAAACAGGCAGCGATCCTTCGTGCAGAAGCGCAGAAAGAGCGTATGATCAAGGAAGCAGAAGGTCAGGCAGAGGCAGTTCTGAAAGTACAGAATGCCAATGCAGAGGGTATTCGCATGATCAGAGAAGCAGGAGCAGATGAAGCAGTTCTCACACTGAAGAGCCTGGAAGCATTTGCCAGGGCAGCAGACGGTAAGGCAACCAAGATCATTATTCCGTCGGATATTCAGGGAATCGCAGGTCTGGCAAGTTCTCTGAAAGAGATTGTAACTGATCCGAAAGCTGAGACTGATAAATAA
- the argF gene encoding ornithine carbamoyltransferase codes for MNLKGRNFLTLKDFTPEEITYLIDLSAELKAKKKAGELHEYYKGKNIALIFEKTSTRTRCSFEVAAHDLGMGSTYLDPTGSQIGKKESIADTARVLGRMYDGIEYRGFGQEVVEELAKYAGVPVWNGLTNEYHPTQMIADMLTIREHFGDLKGRKLVYMGDARYNMGNSLMIACTKLGMHFVACTTKKYFPNAELVAQCEEYAKVSGGSITLTEDVQAGTKDADVIYTDVWVSMGEPDEVWTERIHDLTPYKVTKDVMKNAGEKAIFLHCLPAFHDLKTKIGKEMGERFNLTDMEVTDEVFESEQSKVFDEAENRMHTIKAVMVATLGEPENK; via the coding sequence ATGAATTTAAAAGGAAGAAACTTTCTGACGCTGAAAGATTTTACACCAGAGGAGATCACATATCTCATTGACTTATCTGCAGAACTCAAAGCTAAGAAAAAAGCCGGCGAGCTTCACGAATATTATAAAGGCAAAAACATTGCTCTGATCTTCGAGAAAACAAGTACAAGAACACGCTGCTCTTTCGAAGTAGCTGCTCATGATCTTGGAATGGGAAGCACATACTTGGATCCGACAGGTTCCCAGATCGGCAAGAAAGAGAGCATCGCAGATACAGCAAGAGTTCTTGGCAGAATGTATGATGGTATCGAATATCGTGGATTTGGTCAGGAAGTTGTTGAGGAACTTGCAAAATATGCAGGAGTTCCGGTATGGAATGGTCTTACAAACGAGTATCATCCGACACAGATGATCGCTGATATGCTGACAATCCGTGAGCATTTCGGAGATTTAAAAGGACGCAAACTTGTATACATGGGCGATGCCCGTTATAACATGGGTAATTCCCTGATGATCGCGTGTACCAAACTTGGTATGCACTTCGTAGCATGCACAACTAAGAAATATTTCCCGAACGCAGAGTTAGTTGCTCAGTGTGAGGAATATGCGAAGGTATCCGGCGGAAGCATCACTCTGACAGAGGATGTTCAGGCAGGAACAAAGGATGCAGACGTTATCTATACAGACGTATGGGTATCTATGGGTGAGCCGGATGAGGTATGGACAGAGAGAATCCATGATCTGACACCTTATAAAGTAACAAAGGACGTTATGAAGAACGCAGGAGAGAAAGCAATCTTCCTTCACTGTCTGCCAGCATTCCATGACCTTAAGACAAAGATCGGCAAGGAAATGGGCGAGAGATTCAATCTGACAGATATGGAAGTAACAGATGAAGTATTTGAATCTGAGCAGTCCAAAGTATTTGATGAGGCAGAGAACCGTATGCATACCATCAAAGCTGTCATGGTAGCAACATTAGGAGAGCCGGAGAACAAATAA